In Deinococcus proteolyticus MRP, a single genomic region encodes these proteins:
- the dxs gene encoding 1-deoxy-D-xylulose-5-phosphate synthase, with product MSGPTEAGLSNTPLLDRIHSPADLKRLPRQQLPALSAELREEIVRVCSVGGLHLASSLGATDVIVALHYVLNSPRDRILFDVGHQAYAHKMLTGRRDQMPTVKQEGGLSGFTKVTESEHDAITVGHASTSLANALGMALARDARGEDYEVAAVIGDGSLTGGMALAALNTIGDLGPRMLIVLNDNEMSISENVGGINRFMRSLQVHPLVREGEDVGRKAVKAVSKPLADIVSRAKHSTRHFFDPHSANPFAAMGLRYVGPVDGHNVTELVWLLEKLKELDGPTILHVVTRKGKGLSYAEDDPIKWHGPAKFDPATGEFTPSNAYSWSSAFGDAVTEWAAEDPDIYVITPAMREGSGLVQYSQTHPKRYLDVGIAEDVAVTTAAGMALRGIKPIVAIYSTFLQRAYDQVLHDVAIENLNVIFAVDRGGIVGADGATHNGVFDLSFLRSIPNVQIAQPRDTRELRAMLRGAARVGGPVAIRYPRGNTDQLPAGEWPSIEWGTWERMKAGDDVVILATGKPLADALAAAQGRPGVGVVNARFVKPLDEFMLRQIAGSARAIVTVEDNTVVGGFGSAVLETLSRWGLSVPVHILGIPDQFQEHAKPESVYARAGMDAAGIGRVLDELGAVRG from the coding sequence ATGAGCGGCCCTACCGAGGCTGGGCTCTCAAACACGCCACTGCTGGACCGGATTCACAGCCCCGCCGACCTCAAGCGTCTGCCCCGGCAGCAGCTGCCGGCCCTGAGTGCCGAACTGCGCGAGGAAATCGTGCGGGTCTGCTCGGTGGGTGGGCTGCACCTGGCGTCCAGCCTGGGCGCCACCGACGTGATTGTGGCGCTGCATTACGTGCTGAACTCGCCGCGTGACCGCATCCTGTTCGATGTAGGCCACCAGGCCTACGCCCACAAGATGCTGACCGGCCGCCGCGACCAGATGCCCACTGTGAAGCAGGAAGGGGGCCTGAGCGGCTTTACCAAAGTCACCGAGAGCGAGCACGACGCCATCACGGTGGGGCACGCTTCCACCAGCCTGGCCAACGCGCTGGGCATGGCGCTGGCCCGCGACGCCCGCGGCGAGGACTACGAGGTGGCCGCCGTGATTGGCGACGGTTCGCTGACCGGGGGCATGGCGCTGGCCGCGCTCAACACCATCGGGGACCTCGGCCCCCGCATGCTGATCGTGCTGAACGACAACGAGATGAGCATCTCGGAGAATGTGGGCGGCATCAACCGTTTCATGCGGAGTCTCCAGGTGCATCCGCTGGTGCGCGAGGGCGAGGATGTAGGCCGCAAGGCGGTCAAGGCGGTCAGCAAGCCGCTGGCGGACATTGTCAGCCGGGCCAAGCACTCGACGCGGCATTTCTTCGACCCACACAGCGCCAACCCGTTCGCGGCGATGGGGCTGCGCTACGTCGGGCCAGTAGACGGGCACAACGTGACCGAGCTGGTCTGGCTGCTGGAAAAACTGAAGGAGCTGGACGGCCCGACCATCTTGCATGTGGTGACCCGCAAGGGCAAGGGCCTCAGTTACGCCGAGGACGACCCCATCAAGTGGCACGGCCCGGCCAAGTTCGACCCGGCCACTGGGGAATTCACACCGAGCAATGCCTACAGTTGGAGCAGTGCCTTCGGGGACGCCGTGACCGAGTGGGCCGCCGAAGACCCGGACATTTATGTCATCACGCCGGCCATGCGTGAGGGCAGCGGCCTGGTGCAGTACAGCCAGACTCACCCTAAGCGCTATCTGGACGTGGGCATTGCCGAAGACGTGGCTGTCACCACGGCGGCGGGCATGGCCCTGCGCGGCATCAAGCCCATCGTGGCGATTTATTCCACCTTCTTGCAGCGGGCCTACGACCAGGTGCTGCACGACGTAGCCATCGAGAACCTGAACGTGATTTTCGCAGTGGACCGGGGCGGCATCGTGGGGGCGGACGGGGCCACGCACAACGGCGTATTCGACCTCAGCTTCCTGCGCTCTATTCCAAACGTGCAGATTGCCCAGCCGCGTGACACCCGTGAGCTGCGGGCCATGCTCAGGGGCGCGGCGCGGGTGGGCGGCCCGGTGGCGATTCGCTACCCACGCGGCAACACCGACCAGCTGCCGGCGGGCGAGTGGCCAAGCATAGAGTGGGGCACCTGGGAGCGCATGAAAGCCGGCGACGATGTGGTGATTCTGGCGACCGGCAAACCGCTGGCAGATGCTCTGGCGGCGGCACAGGGCCGCCCCGGCGTAGGCGTGGTGAACGCCCGCTTCGTCAAGCCGCTTGACGAGTTCATGTTGCGCCAGATTGCCGGCTCGGCCCGCGCCATCGTGACCGTAGAAGACAACACTGTGGTAGGTGGTTTCGGCAGCGCGGTGCTGGAAACTCTCAGCCGCTGGGGCCTGAGCGTACCCGTGCATATCTTGGGCATTCCCGACCAGTTTCAGGAGCACGCCAAGCCCGAAAGCGTGTATGCCCGCGCCGGTATGGACGCGGCGGGCATCGGCCGGGTGCTGGATGAGCTGGGAGCGGTGCGGGGCTGA